One Heptranchias perlo isolate sHepPer1 chromosome 2, sHepPer1.hap1, whole genome shotgun sequence DNA segment encodes these proteins:
- the LOC137332725 gene encoding histone H2B 1/2-like, which yields MPEDKKAAPKKGAKKTLSKAPAKGGKKRRSTRKESYSIYIYKVMRQVHPDTGISSKAMGIMNSFVNDIFERIAGEASRLAHYNKRATISSREIQTAVRLLLPGELAKHAVSEGTKAVTKYTSSK from the coding sequence ATGCCTgaagacaagaaagcagctcccaagaagggcgccaagaaaaccttgagtaaagcaccagcaaagggcggcaagaagcggagaagtacgaggaaggagagttactccatctacatctacaaagtgatgaggcaggttcaccccgacaccggcatctcctccaaggcgatgggcatcatgaactcctttgtgaacgatattttcgagcgcatcgcgggtgaggcttcccgcctggcccattataataaacgggcgaccatcagctcccgaGAGATCCAGACCGCTGTGCGCCTCCTACTGCCCGgtgaactggccaagcacgccgtgtcggaagggacaaaggcggtgaccaagtacaccagctccaagtaa